The genomic region CCGCAATAAGCTCCCCGCGCGAAGAAAAGTCTATGCCGTAAAAGCAGGGAAACTTGACCGGCGGGCTGGAAATGCGGATGTGCACCTCTCTTGCCCCCAGTTCCCGCAGCTTTTTGACGCGGGTCATCATGGTGGTGCCACGCACAATGCTGTCGTCAATGATGCAGATGCGCTTACCTTCAATCATTTCACGCACTGGGTTGATCTTAACCCTCACCCCAAAGCTGCGCATGCTCTGCGAAGGCTGGATAAAGGTACGCCCAACATAGTGGTTGCGGATCATGGCATGCTCATAGGGCAAGCCGGAACGCTGGGCAAAACCAAGGGCAGGGTAAATGCCCGAATCCGGAAAGGGCATCACGTAATCCACTTCCGGCGCAGATTCGTCAGCCAGATTCCAGCCCATTTTTTTGCGGCACAGATAGACCTGCTCGTCAAAAATATAGGAGTCGGGCCTGGCAAAATAGACCAGCTCAAAAATACACTGGCGAGGCTTCTCGGGCAGCGGCCCCATAAGGTGATCGCTGCGAACGCTGTTGCCGTCTACAATAATCATCTCGCCCGGTTCCACAGAACGTTCAAAATCGGCCTCAAGCAAATCAAAGGCGCATGTTTCGGAGGCAAACACAGGGCTGCCGTTCATGCGACCAAAAGCAAGAGGATGGAAGCCGTGCGGGTCACGCACCGCCACCATAACACCGTCTACCATAACCAGCAGACAGTACGCGCCGCGAACCCGGGCGCAGGTTTCCTTGACTGCGCCGGGCAGGTCGTTATGCCTGAGTGCGCGCACCAGCAGATGCATGAACACTTCCGTGTCATTGCTGGTAGAAAATATGGCGCCCTCGTTTTCAAGGTCTTCGCGCAACTGCGCGGCATTGACCAGATTACCGTTGTGCGCAAGCACCACATCCCGCCCCTTGAAATGGGCAAGGAAGGGCTGGGCATTGCTGCTTGAGGAACGCCCGGTGGTGGAATAACGCACATGACCTATGGCCGTTCTGCCTGTCAGAGCCTTGAGATGCGCCTCTGAAAAAACATCGGGCACAAGGCCCATGCCCTTGTGTTCGTGTACGCCGTCGGTGTCAAAGGTAACTATACCCGCGCTTTCCTGTCCGCGATGCTGCTGTGCATACAAACCGAAATAAGCCAGACGAGCTGCTTCCTCGTGGTCATAAATGCCGAATACGCCGCATTCGTGCTTGATCATAGGCCTTACTTCTTCAGTTTTTTGCGCAGATGCGCAATGCGATTATCGATGACCGACGGATTGGGATAATCGTCGCGGGCCAGTTCAAAGTTTTTCAGGGCTTCTTTACCCTTACCGAGCTGCTCAAGGGCATCAGCCAGCAAATAGCCCGCCAGACCACGCAGAATCTTGTCCGGATCGCTGTCCAGTATCTGCTGGCAAAGGTCAGACACATCCTGCCAGCGTTCCCTTGCCATGTTCTGGTCGGCAAGGTCGTACATGCACATTATTTTGTCATGATCCGCCATGGGCAGAGCAAGACACTGTTGCAAGGTATCTTCGCCTGCGTCAAACCGGCGGAGGTTGAACTGCATGGCCGCCAGCCTGCGGTAACCATCCACAGTCTGCTCCGCCGACAACCCGGCAAGTCCTATATAAGCATTCCAGGCGTCAGCCGCACGGCCATAACGCCGCAAACCTTCGTTTACCTCGCCCATACGCCGCAAAATAACGGCGCTTCTAGCGTCATTGTCTGCAAATTCCGCCAACATGGTTTCAAGGCATTCAAGGGTGGCACGAGGTTCCTGCCCGGCGGCATTGAGAACCACCAGCAATTGCTGCCACGCTTCCCAACGCGAATCAGCATCCCGTGCCTCACGCAGATAACGCTCAAGCAGCCTTTCGGCAAGGGACCAATCACGCAAAGAAACTGCGGTGCGGGCTGCGGAAAGGTCATCGCCCACCATGCTCTGGTCTTTGCAAGCACACAAAAAGCCAGCAAAAACCAGACACAGGCACAGGGTTAAACCCTTACCGCAAACCCGCCGCAATATTCTCATCAGCTGTGGTTATTCTTCACCGTCATCGTCCGCACTGTCGTCCGCAAGCCCTTCAGGCTGGGCAACAACAGGAGCGGAAGCGACATCGGTCATATCGTCATCGTCCATTTCGGCACTGGCGTCCCTGCCGGTCTGCCCGCCTTCGTCCACACGGTCAAAGCCCACCACATGACCGCCTTCATCAAGACGCACGAGCATGACACCCATGGTGGCGCGGCCCTTGCTGCGCACATCGTCAACGCCGATGCGCACGATCTTGTTGGACGAGGTCAGCAGGATAAGCCCGTCGTTGTCACGCACAGGCATGGCGCCGATCACAGGCCCGGTCTTGGCAGTCACCTTGAAGTTAATGATGCCCTTGCCTCCGCGAGATTGCAGGCGGTAGAGATCAACACTGGTGCGCTTGCCGTAACCATTTGCGGAAATGGACATAATTTCGGTGGTCTGATCGATATCCTTGACGATAACCGCCGCCACCACAAAATCCTGTCTGCGCAGGGCAATACCCTTGACGCCCGTGGCCACGCGGCCCATGGGCCGCACATCGTTGCAGGCAAAACGGATGGAAAAGCCATCTGCGGTAGCCAGAACAATGTGGTTATTATCACGGATGGGGCGCACAACCACAAGTTCATCGTCCTCACGCAGGCCAACGGCCATAAGGCCTGTCTTGCGGCACTTGGCGTACAACGAGGCGGAAGAACGCTTGATCATGCCCCTCTTGGTGATGAACAGGAAAAACTTGTCTTCGGCAAACTCGCGCAGGGCAAGAACTGTTGTAACCCACTCGTTTTCTTCAAGCGGCAACAGATTGTTGATATGTACGCCCTTGGCCGTGCGGCTGCCCTCCGGCACCTGATGCACCTTGAGCTGGTGCATGCGCCCCTTGTTGGTGAAGAGGCAGAGATACTGGTGATTGGTGGTGGACAAAAATTCCTGCACATAGTCGTCATCCGAAGTGTGCAGGGCCGCAATCCCCTTTCCGCCGCGTTTCTGCTGCTGATAGTTCTCAAGACCGGTACGCTTCATGTAGCCACGGCGCGACAGCGTGATGACCACTTCTTCGTCAGGGATGAGATCTTCAATATCAATATCGGTCAGGGCTTCACGCAGCACTTCCGTACGGCGGGGAGTGGCGAAATTTTCGCGGATTTCGGCAATCTCACGCTTGAGTTCGCTGCGCAGCACTTCGGCATTTTCCAGAATGGAGCGGTAAAATTCGATTTTCTGCAGCAGATCCTTGTATTCGTTCATCAGCTCTTCGCGCTGAAGACCCGTCAGACGCTGCAATCGCATTTCAAGAATGGCCTTGGCCTGCACTTCTGAAAGTGCAAAGCGCTCCATCAGGGCATTACGAGCTTCTTCCGGATTGGCGGAAGCGCGGATAAGGGCCACCACCTCATCGATATTGTCGATGGCGATGCGCAGACCTTCCAGAATGTGCGCGCGGGCTTCGGCTTTTTCCAGATCGTAGCGCGTGCGGCGGATGACCACCTCACGCCTGTGATCCACAAAGCAGGAAAGCGCCGTCTTGAGGTTCAGCAGCTGGGGGCGGTTGTCCACCACGGCCAGCATATTGATACCAAAGCTCGTTTCCAGCGGCGTGAACTTGTACAGGGCGTTGACCACAATGTCGGGAATGGTGCCGCGCTTGAGGTCAATAACAATGCGTATGCCCTTGCGGTCGGATTCATCGCGCAGGTCGGTGATGCCGTCAATCTTGCGGTCATTGACCAAAGCCGCGATTTTTTCCACCAGAGAGCTTTTGTTAAGCCCAAAGGGAATCTCGCGGATAACGATACTCTGCGCGCCCTTTTTGCGGTCTTCAATTTCAATGCGCCCACGCACCTTAACCGTGCCGCGCCCGGTGTGATAGGCATCGTACAGGCCTTTGCCCGCGTAGACAAAACCCCTGGTGGGGAAGTCCGGACCTTTCACATAATCCATGAGTTCATCGATGCTGC from Desulfovibrio sp. UIB00 harbors:
- the purF gene encoding amidophosphoribosyltransferase, producing the protein MIKHECGVFGIYDHEEAARLAYFGLYAQQHRGQESAGIVTFDTDGVHEHKGMGLVPDVFSEAHLKALTGRTAIGHVRYSTTGRSSSSNAQPFLAHFKGRDVVLAHNGNLVNAAQLREDLENEGAIFSTSNDTEVFMHLLVRALRHNDLPGAVKETCARVRGAYCLLVMVDGVMVAVRDPHGFHPLAFGRMNGSPVFASETCAFDLLEADFERSVEPGEMIIVDGNSVRSDHLMGPLPEKPRQCIFELVYFARPDSYIFDEQVYLCRKKMGWNLADESAPEVDYVMPFPDSGIYPALGFAQRSGLPYEHAMIRNHYVGRTFIQPSQSMRSFGVRVKINPVREMIEGKRICIIDDSIVRGTTMMTRVKKLRELGAREVHIRISSPPVKFPCFYGIDFSSRGELIAAQHNLAEITRKLDVDSLHYLSIAGLLGSVSKPQHYCMACFTGEYPVPCDDCAGKFSLESPCASR
- the gyrA gene encoding DNA gyrase subunit A, giving the protein MQQPQISIETELRKSYLEYSLSVIIGRAIPDARDGLKPVHRRILFAQYELANNYNRPHKKSARIVGDVIGKYHPHGDSAVYDALVRMAQEFSMRDPLVDGQGNFGSIDGDAAAAMRYTEVRMSKLAQEFLNDLDKNTVDFRPNYDNTLQEPTVMPSKVPNLLLNGSSGIAVGMATNIPPHNLGELCDALQLLLDNPQCSIDELMDYVKGPDFPTRGFVYAGKGLYDAYHTGRGTVKVRGRIEIEDRKKGAQSIVIREIPFGLNKSSLVEKIAALVNDRKIDGITDLRDESDRKGIRIVIDLKRGTIPDIVVNALYKFTPLETSFGINMLAVVDNRPQLLNLKTALSCFVDHRREVVIRRTRYDLEKAEARAHILEGLRIAIDNIDEVVALIRASANPEEARNALMERFALSEVQAKAILEMRLQRLTGLQREELMNEYKDLLQKIEFYRSILENAEVLRSELKREIAEIRENFATPRRTEVLREALTDIDIEDLIPDEEVVITLSRRGYMKRTGLENYQQQKRGGKGIAALHTSDDDYVQEFLSTTNHQYLCLFTNKGRMHQLKVHQVPEGSRTAKGVHINNLLPLEENEWVTTVLALREFAEDKFFLFITKRGMIKRSSASLYAKCRKTGLMAVGLREDDELVVVRPIRDNNHIVLATADGFSIRFACNDVRPMGRVATGVKGIALRRQDFVVAAVIVKDIDQTTEIMSISANGYGKRTSVDLYRLQSRGGKGIINFKVTAKTGPVIGAMPVRDNDGLILLTSSNKIVRIGVDDVRSKGRATMGVMLVRLDEGGHVVGFDRVDEGGQTGRDASAEMDDDDMTDVASAPVVAQPEGLADDSADDDGEE